The Candidatus Binatus sp. genome window below encodes:
- a CDS encoding MotA/TolQ/ExbB proton channel family protein, translated as MDELRNTFDALRYGGAMVYPLLVLGVIALVIIFDRAAMYLRSLRMPAALLELIETYGFSWDELDQQLKSLGPRNAYARFFRAIADNRSKPAWWVESRAGDEAGGIEKSLGRGLWVLETIVTAAPLMGLLGTITGMMQAFQVIGGSGLVAPTQVTAGVAQALIATALGLLIALFALFGFNFFSRTQSHALDQMERLGSRLIDHIRLDQESQGGAGIDDKLATSRVGRGAAGASR; from the coding sequence ATGGATGAACTTAGAAACACTTTCGACGCGCTCCGTTATGGCGGCGCGATGGTTTACCCATTGCTTGTTTTGGGCGTGATTGCTCTGGTGATCATCTTCGATCGCGCTGCGATGTATTTACGTTCACTAAGGATGCCCGCGGCGTTGCTCGAATTGATCGAGACCTACGGCTTTTCATGGGATGAACTCGACCAACAACTTAAATCGCTCGGACCGCGCAATGCCTATGCCCGCTTCTTTCGCGCTATCGCCGACAACCGGAGCAAGCCTGCCTGGTGGGTCGAATCGCGCGCTGGCGACGAAGCTGGCGGGATCGAAAAGTCGCTGGGACGCGGCCTTTGGGTGCTGGAGACTATCGTTACCGCCGCACCGCTGATGGGCCTGCTAGGTACTATTACCGGAATGATGCAGGCCTTCCAGGTGATAGGAGGTTCTGGACTGGTTGCGCCGACTCAGGTCACCGCCGGAGTAGCGCAGGCCTTGATCGCGACTGCTCTAGGCCTTCTGATCGCGCTGTTCGCACTTTTCGGCTTCAACTTCTTCTCGCGCACGCAGTCGCACGCGCTCGACCAGATGGAGCGGCTGGGTTCTCGCTTGATCGACCATATCCGGCTCGATCAGGAATCTCAGGGCGGCGCCGGTATCGACGACAAGCTTGCAACCTCCCGCGTTGGACGCGGCGCCGCAGGAGCATCGAGATGA
- a CDS encoding biopolymer transporter ExbD, which produces MKFRRSRESRRGRIEIIPMIDVMFFLLVTFMLASLSMQSLNSLTVNLPKGNAENLQHKEPVTLTVTADSHLYLDKTPVTLENLARLLKPMLTAGDPGVVVAADSAAPEGIVVQAMLQARRAGVEHFLIAVKRE; this is translated from the coding sequence ATGAAGTTTCGCCGTTCGCGGGAATCGCGCCGCGGGAGAATCGAGATCATTCCCATGATCGACGTGATGTTCTTTCTGCTGGTGACGTTCATGCTCGCGTCGCTCTCGATGCAGAGCCTCAACTCACTCACCGTGAATCTGCCCAAGGGCAACGCTGAGAATCTTCAGCACAAGGAGCCAGTCACTTTGACGGTAACCGCCGACAGCCACCTCTACCTCGATAAGACGCCTGTCACACTTGAGAATTTGGCCAGGTTGCTAAAGCCGATGCTCACCGCCGGCGATCCGGGTGTGGTGGTCGCGGCGGATAGCGCTGCGCCCGAGGGTATCGTCGTGCAAGCGATGCTTCAGGCGCGGCGCGCGGGCGTCGAGCACTTCCTAATCGCGGTCAAGCGCGAATGA
- a CDS encoding TonB-dependent receptor: MRSLPGCLPFEFQSNRGTCLIPCRLGDPTYRTPCARRVSVPSLCFVSDSGSSARRLALHSFDRSVSTRALDGFTRRRSAFAVEGEFVRSLMCRNVFAMAAGIMIVLVLAPAPSVVAAGAPNESPIRVTGTAKDALGRPIDGASVSMQNSAGKIVARAASNSSGAFNLEAPGIGVYAVVATKPGFKPATRILTLTRTAPKPVEIAMESVAALSLPVVARRLDKVRNSLSPVTGGSIYTFTEKALRQLPQGNNTPLNQVLLQAPGVAQDSYGQLHVRGDHGNLQYRLNGVLLPEGVTGFGQILTPRFARDISLLTGALPAQYGLRTAGVVDIKTKDGLLDSVSNLDFYGGQRGTTQPSFEFGGSKGNFSYFATGQYYGSDRGLEPPTTGPTAIHDTTNQGSGFGYFSYFLSPTTRLSLITGTAVSHFQIPANPNQVQAFQLAGVPTYPSAKIRENQFEQNYFGVLTLQGEVGASFDYQIAPFSRYSSVSFNPDHVGDLIYNGAASKVLRSDWASGFQLDTSYRGVAHHTLRLGGSFWGERAEIDNHESIFRTDSSGAQSSNVPFSITANHALTSWYYSGYLQDEWKPIEKLTINYGARFDLYDGLVRADQLSPRIGVVYTPFKHTTLHAAYARYFTPPPTELVSIGSIKAFQNTTGAPPSNGNGNPTAERDHYFDAGITQEILPRLNVGIDSFYKKASQLLDEGQFGPALIFTNFNYDKGRVYGVEFTSSYNLEKLTTYANFTYSVGQGTQVTSGQFNFDRNELKYIGSHYVFLDHDQTFSASAGAAYTWNTFMFTIDGIYGSGLRSGFANTGNLPYYIQLNAGITKRIEMAQAGALVLRGAIVNLNDRTYLIRNGTGIGVGAPQYGPRRALYAGITWELPFNRPSSPVQ, from the coding sequence AGGAGCCTCATGTGCCGAAATGTTTTCGCTATGGCTGCGGGCATTATGATCGTCCTGGTGCTCGCCCCTGCGCCATCGGTCGTAGCCGCTGGCGCACCTAATGAGTCGCCAATTCGAGTCACAGGTACCGCTAAGGACGCACTAGGACGTCCGATCGATGGAGCATCAGTGTCGATGCAGAATAGCGCCGGCAAAATCGTCGCGCGCGCTGCCTCCAACTCGTCGGGAGCGTTCAATCTCGAGGCTCCTGGCATTGGCGTTTACGCGGTCGTCGCAACCAAACCTGGATTCAAACCTGCGACTCGCATTCTCACGCTTACACGGACCGCGCCCAAGCCAGTCGAAATCGCGATGGAATCAGTGGCAGCTTTGAGCTTGCCGGTAGTTGCTCGCCGTCTCGACAAGGTGCGCAACAGCCTGTCGCCCGTGACCGGCGGCAGCATCTACACCTTCACGGAGAAAGCACTTCGCCAGTTGCCGCAGGGCAACAACACTCCGCTCAACCAGGTGCTCCTCCAGGCGCCGGGCGTCGCGCAAGATTCCTACGGCCAACTGCATGTGCGCGGCGATCATGGCAATCTTCAGTATCGCCTGAATGGCGTCTTGCTGCCCGAAGGAGTGACCGGCTTCGGCCAGATTCTAACGCCGCGGTTCGCTCGCGACATCAGCTTGCTGACTGGCGCTCTTCCTGCGCAATACGGCCTTCGCACCGCCGGCGTCGTTGATATCAAGACCAAGGATGGCTTGCTCGATAGCGTCTCAAACCTCGACTTCTATGGTGGTCAGCGAGGCACTACTCAACCCAGCTTCGAATTCGGCGGTTCGAAGGGTAACTTCAGCTACTTCGCCACTGGCCAGTACTATGGCAGCGATCGAGGACTGGAACCTCCTACCACCGGACCCACTGCGATTCATGACACGACGAATCAAGGCTCGGGCTTTGGTTACTTTTCGTACTTCCTGAGTCCGACCACCCGGCTAAGCCTGATCACAGGAACGGCAGTCAGCCACTTTCAGATTCCAGCTAACCCCAATCAGGTCCAGGCCTTTCAGTTGGCCGGAGTGCCTACCTATCCTTCTGCCAAGATTCGCGAAAATCAGTTCGAGCAGAACTATTTTGGCGTACTTACGCTGCAAGGAGAGGTGGGAGCCAGCTTTGACTACCAGATCGCACCGTTCAGCCGCTATTCGAGCGTTTCGTTCAATCCGGACCACGTTGGCGACTTGATATACAATGGAGCCGCCTCGAAGGTTCTTCGCAGCGATTGGGCCAGCGGCTTTCAGCTCGATACTTCTTACCGCGGCGTTGCGCATCACACGCTACGCCTGGGAGGTTCATTCTGGGGCGAGCGCGCGGAGATCGACAATCACGAATCCATTTTTCGGACCGATTCGAGCGGAGCGCAATCGAGCAATGTTCCATTTTCGATCACCGCCAACCATGCGCTGACCAGTTGGTACTACAGCGGCTATCTGCAGGACGAATGGAAACCGATCGAAAAGCTGACGATCAACTATGGCGCCCGATTCGATCTTTACGACGGACTCGTCAGGGCCGATCAGCTAAGTCCTCGAATCGGTGTCGTTTATACCCCCTTCAAGCATACGACACTGCACGCGGCTTATGCTCGCTACTTCACGCCACCGCCGACCGAGCTTGTTTCGATCGGCTCGATCAAGGCCTTTCAGAACACTACCGGCGCGCCGCCGAGCAACGGCAACGGCAATCCTACGGCCGAACGCGATCACTATTTCGACGCCGGCATCACGCAGGAAATTCTGCCGCGCCTGAACGTCGGCATCGACTCTTTCTACAAGAAAGCGAGCCAGCTACTCGACGAAGGCCAGTTCGGGCCGGCACTTATCTTTACCAACTTCAATTACGACAAGGGCCGGGTTTACGGTGTCGAATTTACCAGCTCTTACAACCTCGAGAAGCTCACGACGTACGCGAACTTCACCTACAGCGTGGGTCAGGGCACGCAGGTCACCTCCGGGCAGTTCAACTTCGATCGCAATGAGCTCAAGTACATCGGCAGCCATTACGTCTTCCTCGATCACGATCAGACGTTTTCGGCGTCGGCTGGTGCGGCATACACCTGGAACACCTTCATGTTCACCATCGACGGCATCTATGGCAGCGGCTTGCGCAGCGGTTTTGCCAATACCGGCAACCTGCCCTACTACATTCAGCTCAACGCTGGCATCACAAAACGCATCGAGATGGCGCAAGCCGGCGCGCTTGTCCTGCGCGGCGCGATCGTCAATCTGAACGATCGGACCTATTTGATCCGCAATGGCACCGGGATCGGTGTCGGCGCTCCTCAGTATGGGCCGCGCCGCGCCCTTTATGCAGGTATCACCTGGGAACTTCCGTTCAATAGACCTTCATCGCCTGTTCAATGA